A part of Aquibium oceanicum genomic DNA contains:
- the lptB gene encoding LPS export ABC transporter ATP-binding protein — protein sequence MSFFSRKTVSAAAAAPASPAKPDRDKLKGTLIARGLSKSYRGRAVVSGVSIGVRAGEAVGLLGPNGAGKTTCFYMVTGLVPVDEGTIEIDGFDVTTMPMYRRARLGIGYLPQEASIFRGLTVEQNIRAVLEVVEKNRKRREEKLDELMEEFHISHLRKSPAIALSGGERRRLEIARALASNPSFMLLDEPFAGIDPIAVSDIQQLVRHLTARGIGVLITDHNVRETLGLIDRAYILHAGQVLTHGRAHDIISNPDVRRLYLGEAFSL from the coding sequence GTGTCGTTCTTCTCGCGCAAGACCGTCAGCGCCGCTGCCGCCGCGCCGGCTTCGCCGGCGAAGCCCGACCGCGACAAGTTGAAGGGCACGCTGATCGCGCGCGGGCTGTCCAAGAGCTATCGCGGCCGCGCGGTGGTGAGTGGTGTCTCCATCGGCGTGCGCGCCGGCGAGGCAGTGGGCCTTCTCGGACCCAACGGCGCCGGCAAGACCACCTGCTTCTACATGGTCACCGGGCTCGTGCCGGTCGACGAGGGGACGATCGAAATTGACGGTTTCGACGTCACCACGATGCCGATGTACCGGCGCGCGCGCCTCGGCATCGGCTATCTGCCGCAGGAGGCCTCGATCTTCCGCGGCCTGACGGTCGAGCAGAACATCCGCGCGGTACTCGAGGTCGTCGAGAAGAACCGCAAGCGGCGCGAGGAGAAGCTGGACGAGCTGATGGAGGAGTTCCACATCTCGCACCTGCGCAAGTCTCCGGCCATCGCGTTGTCGGGCGGCGAGAGGCGGCGTCTCGAGATCGCCAGGGCGCTGGCATCCAACCCGAGCTTCATGCTGCTCGACGAGCCCTTCGCCGGCATCGACCCCATCGCGGTGTCCGACATCCAGCAGCTCGTGCGCCACCTGACCGCGCGCGGCATCGGCGTCCTGATCACCGACCACAACGTTCGCGAGACGCTGGGGCTTATCGACCGGGCCTACATCCTGCATGCCGGCCAGGTGCTCACGCATGGCCGGGCCCACGACATCATCAGCAATCCGGACGTGCGGCGCCTGTATCTCGGCGAGGCCTTCTCGCTCTGA
- a CDS encoding LptA/OstA family protein, with protein sequence MTRLFCALAALFAVAIGCSAAMAQGESRFTGLKLSGDQPIQIESDKLEVRDADGLAIFTGNVNVMQGETLLKSTRMKVFYAKSGDGNEQAAPGDSMQSIERIEVDGKVYVKTQTQVATSDQAAFDMATDTLTMSGKEVVLSDGPNVIVGCKLTVLMSTGEATLDGCGKKEGSGRVKMLLQPSSRSQ encoded by the coding sequence ATGACGCGCCTTTTCTGCGCCCTTGCCGCGCTCTTCGCGGTCGCGATCGGCTGCTCGGCCGCCATGGCCCAGGGCGAGAGCCGCTTTACGGGACTGAAGCTCTCCGGCGATCAGCCGATCCAGATCGAGAGCGACAAGCTGGAGGTTCGCGACGCCGACGGCCTCGCGATCTTCACCGGCAACGTCAACGTGATGCAGGGGGAGACGCTGCTCAAGTCGACGCGGATGAAGGTCTTCTACGCCAAGTCCGGCGATGGGAACGAGCAGGCGGCTCCCGGCGACTCCATGCAGAGCATCGAGCGGATCGAGGTGGACGGGAAAGTCTACGTCAAGACCCAGACCCAGGTGGCGACCTCCGACCAGGCGGCTTTCGACATGGCGACCGATACCCTGACCATGTCCGGCAAGGAAGTCGTTCTTTCCGATGGCCCAAACGTCATCGTCGGTTGCAAGCTGACAGTGCTGATGAGCACCGGAGAGGCCACTCTCGACGGGTGCGGCAAGAAGGAAGGCTCGGGCCGGGTCAAGATGCTCCTGCAGCCGAGCTCGCGGTCGCAGTAG
- the lptC gene encoding LPS export ABC transporter periplasmic protein LptC: MRLARHDMATDTAHYAQYRPSPHGGAADTSSQGRETAFAGALRHSRRVRLFKILLPALAILLASAFAIYSYVLSPTGISVDFVGSGISDGKLVMANPTMNGYTKENLPYSMKAKRAIQDLSLTGAIKLEGIDAKVPLSSDTWAVISADGGLYDDAGQTLDIDTPATFTTSDGLTAKFKSAFIDMEAGELKTSDPVEIVQGGSRITSDRFQVLERGDVFLFEDRVRMKIEPREAKSEETADGAGKSGN, encoded by the coding sequence ATGAGGCTCGCCCGGCACGACATGGCAACCGACACGGCCCACTACGCTCAGTATCGACCGAGCCCGCATGGCGGAGCCGCGGATACGTCGTCGCAAGGCCGCGAAACCGCCTTCGCCGGAGCTCTGCGCCACTCGCGCAGGGTGCGGCTGTTCAAGATCCTGCTGCCCGCCCTTGCGATCCTGCTCGCCTCGGCCTTCGCGATCTATTCCTACGTCCTGTCCCCCACGGGCATCTCGGTCGACTTCGTCGGGTCGGGCATTTCGGACGGCAAGCTGGTCATGGCCAATCCGACCATGAACGGCTACACGAAGGAAAATCTTCCTTATTCGATGAAGGCCAAGCGGGCCATCCAGGATCTCTCCCTCACGGGCGCCATCAAGCTCGAGGGGATCGACGCCAAGGTGCCGCTCTCTTCGGACACCTGGGCGGTCATCAGTGCCGATGGCGGGCTCTACGACGATGCGGGTCAGACGCTGGACATCGACACGCCCGCGACGTTCACCACCTCCGACGGCCTGACGGCGAAGTTCAAGTCCGCCTTCATCGACATGGAGGCGGGGGAGCTAAAGACCTCCGATCCGGTGGAAATCGTCCAGGGGGGCTCGCGCATCACCTCGGACAGGTTCCAGGTGCTTGAAAGAGGCGATGTTTTCCTCTTTGAGGATAGGGTCCGGATGAAGATCGAACCGCGCGAAGCCAAGAGTGAAGAGACGGCGGACGGCGCCGGGAAATCGGGGAACTAG
- the sppA gene encoding signal peptide peptidase SppA — protein MALRADDIIDRRRLRRKLTFWRVATLLVAAIAIAVFAYWAFGDTVPGTGRNHIAQVSIEGTIVEDEELIDRLESIGKSEAVKGVILTIDSPGGTTAGGEAIFEAVRSLAEKKPVTAQVGTLAASAGYMIASATDHIVARKSSIVGSIGVLVQYPDLTGLMEKLGIGLESIKSSPLKAEPSPFNPTTEPERQMIRAMILDSYDWFVGLVTERRPLSREEVLALADGSVFTGRQALKLKLVDAVGGEDVAIEWLKEQGVDPGLEVIEWKKKGSGNFLLAQSMMRAIAGAIGLPSSGGDLIRDLGGDRIFLDGLLSLWQPETAAGRD, from the coding sequence ATGGCGCTTCGTGCCGACGACATCATCGACCGCCGCCGTCTCCGGCGCAAGCTCACCTTCTGGCGCGTGGCGACGCTGCTCGTCGCCGCGATCGCCATTGCCGTCTTCGCCTATTGGGCTTTCGGCGACACGGTGCCGGGAACAGGCCGCAACCACATCGCCCAAGTGAGCATCGAGGGCACGATCGTCGAGGACGAGGAGCTGATCGACCGGCTGGAAAGCATCGGGAAGTCCGAGGCCGTCAAGGGTGTCATCCTGACCATCGATTCCCCGGGCGGCACCACCGCCGGCGGCGAGGCGATCTTCGAAGCGGTCCGGAGCCTGGCGGAAAAGAAACCGGTGACGGCCCAGGTCGGCACGCTGGCCGCGTCGGCCGGCTACATGATCGCCAGCGCGACCGATCATATCGTGGCGCGCAAGTCCTCCATCGTCGGGTCGATCGGCGTCCTCGTCCAGTATCCCGATCTGACGGGACTGATGGAAAAGCTCGGCATCGGCCTCGAATCCATCAAGTCCTCGCCGCTCAAGGCCGAACCGTCGCCGTTCAATCCGACGACCGAGCCGGAGCGCCAGATGATCCGCGCCATGATCCTCGATTCCTACGACTGGTTCGTCGGGCTGGTGACCGAACGGCGTCCGCTGTCGCGCGAGGAGGTGCTGGCGCTGGCCGACGGCTCCGTCTTCACCGGCCGGCAGGCGCTGAAGCTGAAACTGGTGGATGCGGTCGGAGGTGAGGACGTCGCGATCGAGTGGCTCAAGGAGCAGGGGGTCGATCCCGGCCTCGAAGTCATCGAATGGAAGAAGAAGGGAAGCGGAAACTTCCTCCTGGCGCAGTCGATGATGCGCGCGATCGCCGGCGCGATCGGCCTGCCGTCCTCCGGCGGCGACCTCATCCGCGACCTCGGTGGCGATCGTATCTTCCTTGACGGTCTGCTGTCGCTCTGGCAACCTGAAACGGCTGCCGGGCGCGATTGA
- a CDS encoding integration host factor subunit beta translates to MIKSELVQSIANRNPHLFLRDVENIVNAIFEEITEALAEGNRVELRGFGAFSVKNRPARTGRNPRTGESVEVEEKWIPFFKTGKELRERLNMK, encoded by the coding sequence ATGATAAAATCGGAGCTGGTCCAGAGCATCGCCAACCGCAATCCGCATCTTTTCCTGCGTGACGTGGAAAACATCGTCAACGCGATCTTCGAGGAGATCACGGAAGCACTCGCGGAGGGCAACCGGGTGGAACTGCGCGGCTTCGGCGCCTTCTCGGTCAAGAACCGTCCGGCCAGGACCGGGCGCAACCCGAGGACCGGCGAGTCCGTTGAGGTCGAGGAAAAGTGGATCCCCTTTTTCAAGACGGGGAAAGAACTTCGCGAACGGCTCAACATGAAGTAG
- a CDS encoding LapA family protein yields the protein MLNRVVLIVIVVPIAVILIALAVANRQMTAFTLDPFNPGNMALTIQLPLFVMLFLALIAGMVIGGLATWMRQGRYRKEARVQRREVKNLLNQQRVTPTGEAQRTTASGTAVAPVPRA from the coding sequence ATGCTCAATCGGGTCGTTCTCATCGTCATCGTCGTCCCCATCGCGGTCATCCTGATCGCGCTGGCCGTCGCAAATCGGCAGATGACCGCCTTCACCCTCGATCCGTTCAATCCGGGCAACATGGCGCTGACGATCCAGTTGCCGCTGTTCGTCATGCTGTTCCTGGCGTTGATCGCCGGGATGGTCATCGGCGGCCTCGCCACATGGATGCGGCAGGGTCGTTACCGCAAGGAAGCGCGCGTGCAGCGTCGCGAGGTGAAGAACCTCCTGAACCAGCAGCGCGTGACCCCGACCGGCGAGGCGCAGCGCACGACCGCTTCCGGAACCGCCGTGGCGCCCGTGCCGCGTGCCTGA
- a CDS encoding ornithine cyclodeaminase family protein translates to MRMIDTGAVDRALDFSSLVETLRDTFRDGAIQPVRHHHTIERPDGAASTLLLMPAWSDFERAGTSDGGFVGVKIVTVSPDNNAIGKPAVMGLYLLLDGRTGEPRALIDGQRLTQWRTACASALAASYLARQDASRLLVIGAGALAPFLAKAHSAVRPIREIRIWNRTPANAAKVAEALAADGLNAAVATDLAGEIGSADIVSSATISTDPLIEGRFLRPGTHVDLVGGFTPAMREADDEAIRRARVFVDTMAGATKEAGDIVQPLASGALLKEAIAADLFGLTRGEKNGRENRDEITLFKSVGAALEDLAAGIAVYRAVDGPAGPDR, encoded by the coding sequence ATGCGCATGATCGACACCGGCGCGGTCGACCGCGCTCTTGATTTTTCTTCTCTCGTCGAGACCCTTCGCGACACCTTCCGGGATGGCGCGATCCAGCCGGTGCGCCACCACCACACGATCGAACGGCCAGACGGCGCCGCCTCCACACTGCTGCTCATGCCCGCCTGGAGCGACTTCGAGCGTGCCGGCACGTCTGACGGCGGCTTCGTCGGGGTGAAGATCGTCACCGTCTCCCCCGACAACAACGCGATCGGCAAGCCCGCGGTGATGGGGCTCTATCTGCTGCTCGACGGCAGGACCGGCGAACCGCGTGCGCTCATCGACGGCCAGCGGCTAACGCAATGGCGCACGGCTTGCGCGTCGGCGCTCGCCGCGAGCTACCTTGCGCGCCAGGACGCCTCGCGGCTGCTCGTGATCGGCGCGGGCGCGCTCGCCCCTTTCCTGGCGAAGGCGCATTCGGCGGTCAGGCCGATCCGGGAAATCCGCATCTGGAACCGGACGCCGGCCAACGCGGCGAAGGTCGCGGAGGCGCTGGCGGCCGACGGATTGAACGCCGCCGTGGCCACCGATCTCGCCGGAGAGATCGGCAGCGCCGACATCGTCTCGTCCGCCACCATTTCGACCGACCCCCTGATCGAGGGTCGTTTTCTCAGACCCGGCACGCATGTCGACCTCGTCGGCGGCTTCACGCCGGCGATGCGCGAGGCGGACGACGAGGCGATCCGGCGCGCACGCGTCTTCGTCGACACGATGGCCGGCGCCACCAAGGAAGCGGGAGACATCGTCCAGCCGCTCGCCTCGGGCGCCCTGCTGAAGGAGGCGATCGCCGCGGACCTCTTCGGCCTGACGCGGGGCGAGAAGAATGGCCGGGAGAACCGCGACGAGATTACGCTCTTCAAGTCCGTCGGCGCCGCGCTGGAGGACCTCGCAGCTGGCATAGCGGTCTACCGGGCGGTCGATGGACCGGCGGGACCGGATCGCTGA
- a CDS encoding class I SAM-dependent rRNA methyltransferase, with protein sequence MKPPREKRRDARPRPHAAGRDRRPPRDPSQQKGPAGAPATTPPVSQAARNPTPRPRRSGALPAETVPLILEVTPNEDYALLDSGGGEKLEQYGPYRIVRPEGQAIWSRALPDADWNDVDAIFTGDTDEEGMGRWRFPKEALGETWPMRHDGIDYLGRFTSFRHVGVFPEQASHWRQMEALIRGAGRPVKVLNLFGYTGIASLVAARAGAEVTHVDASKKAIGWARENQEVARLGDRPIRWICEDAKKFAEREERRGSRYDIVLLDPPAYGRGPKGEVWQLFEDLPDMVALARSILTDRPLAVVLTAYSIRASFFAIHALMRDGFAGMGGRVESGELVIREKAAGRALSTSLFSRWVAA encoded by the coding sequence GTGAAGCCCCCGCGCGAAAAGCGCCGCGACGCGCGGCCCCGGCCGCATGCCGCCGGCCGGGATCGCCGTCCGCCGCGCGATCCGTCGCAACAGAAGGGTCCGGCCGGTGCCCCGGCCACCACGCCACCCGTGTCCCAAGCGGCGCGGAATCCCACCCCGCGTCCAAGACGCTCCGGTGCGCTGCCTGCCGAGACGGTTCCGCTCATTCTCGAAGTCACCCCGAACGAGGACTACGCGCTGCTTGATTCCGGCGGCGGCGAGAAGCTGGAGCAGTACGGCCCCTACCGCATCGTGCGGCCGGAGGGGCAGGCGATCTGGTCCCGCGCGCTTCCGGACGCCGACTGGAACGACGTCGACGCGATTTTCACCGGCGATACCGACGAGGAAGGCATGGGCCGCTGGCGCTTCCCCAAGGAAGCCCTCGGCGAGACCTGGCCGATGCGGCATGACGGCATCGACTATCTCGGCCGCTTCACTTCGTTCCGGCATGTCGGCGTCTTCCCCGAGCAGGCCTCGCACTGGCGCCAGATGGAAGCGCTGATCCGGGGCGCCGGACGGCCGGTCAAGGTGCTGAATCTCTTCGGCTATACCGGCATCGCCTCCCTGGTGGCCGCGCGCGCGGGTGCGGAGGTCACCCATGTCGATGCCTCGAAGAAGGCGATCGGCTGGGCGCGCGAGAATCAGGAGGTCGCCCGGCTGGGCGACAGGCCGATCCGCTGGATCTGCGAGGACGCCAAGAAGTTCGCCGAGCGCGAGGAACGTCGCGGCAGCCGCTACGACATCGTGCTCCTCGATCCCCCGGCTTACGGGCGTGGGCCGAAGGGCGAGGTCTGGCAGCTCTTCGAGGACCTGCCCGACATGGTGGCGCTCGCCCGCTCCATCCTGACCGACCGGCCGCTGGCGGTGGTGCTGACGGCCTACTCGATCCGGGCATCCTTCTTCGCCATCCACGCCCTGATGCGTGACGGCTTCGCCGGCATGGGCGGACGTGTGGAATCGGGCGAACTCGTCATCCGCGAGAAAGCGGCGGGACGCGCGCTCTCCACGTCACTGTTTTCGCGTTGGGTGGCCGCATGA
- a CDS encoding TrmH family RNA methyltransferase yields MSSGHHGGHRVGQVKEVTSLANPIVKDIKALALKKFRDQQNAFVAEGLKLVIDALDLGWTIRTLVFSKSGIGNPAVEKIAARTVASGGLVLEVNDKVISAITRRDNPQMVVGVFEQRWMALAEVKPSGQDVWVALDRVRDPGNLGTVIRTVDAVGAKGVILVGETTDPYAIETVRATMGSIFAVPVARTSLQGFLAWRQGFKGIVAGTHLKGSVDYRSVDYSGRPVALLMGNEQQGLPEELAAACDRLLRIPQAGRADSLNLAVATGVMLYEVRRSAMSLEADGT; encoded by the coding sequence ATGAGTTCCGGGCATCACGGCGGGCATCGCGTCGGACAGGTGAAGGAGGTCACCAGCCTCGCCAATCCGATCGTGAAGGACATCAAGGCGCTGGCGCTGAAAAAGTTTCGCGACCAGCAGAACGCCTTCGTCGCCGAGGGCCTGAAGCTCGTCATCGACGCGCTCGATCTCGGCTGGACCATCCGCACCCTCGTCTTTTCGAAGTCCGGCATCGGCAATCCGGCGGTCGAGAAGATCGCCGCGCGCACCGTGGCGTCGGGCGGGCTGGTGCTCGAGGTCAACGACAAGGTGATCTCCGCCATCACCCGCCGCGACAATCCGCAGATGGTGGTCGGCGTCTTCGAGCAGCGCTGGATGGCGCTGGCGGAGGTGAAACCCTCGGGGCAGGACGTCTGGGTGGCGCTCGACCGGGTCCGCGATCCCGGCAATCTCGGCACGGTCATCCGCACCGTGGATGCTGTCGGCGCAAAGGGCGTGATCCTCGTCGGCGAAACTACCGACCCCTATGCCATCGAGACCGTCCGGGCGACGATGGGCTCGATCTTCGCGGTACCCGTCGCGCGGACATCCCTGCAAGGGTTCCTGGCCTGGCGTCAGGGCTTCAAGGGCATAGTCGCCGGGACCCACCTCAAGGGCTCCGTCGACTACCGCAGCGTGGACTATTCCGGCCGGCCCGTGGCGCTTCTCATGGGCAACGAGCAGCAGGGACTGCCGGAGGAACTCGCCGCCGCCTGCGACCGCCTGCTGCGCATCCCCCAGGCCGGACGCGCCGATTCGCTCAATCTCGCCGTCGCGACCGGCGTGATGCTATACGAGGTGCGCCGTTCGGCCATGTCGCTCGAGGCGGACGGCACATGA
- the lspA gene encoding signal peptidase II gives MRRPFLLVGIAIVPVGLDQLIKYLVETGMEMHERIELLPVLSLFRIHNTGIAFSMFSGSGNLFLVVMAAAVMGFVTWLASRTEPHQTIARIGFALVLAGAAGNLIDRAVLGYVVDYILFHVGTWSFAVFNLADAFITVGAILVVIEELLAWWRPAERSPDDLPPGG, from the coding sequence ATGAGACGACCTTTCCTGCTCGTGGGGATCGCGATCGTGCCGGTGGGGCTCGACCAGCTGATCAAGTATCTGGTCGAGACGGGCATGGAGATGCACGAGCGGATCGAGCTCTTGCCGGTACTGTCGCTCTTCCGCATCCACAACACCGGCATCGCCTTTTCGATGTTCTCCGGGTCGGGCAACCTGTTCCTGGTCGTTATGGCCGCCGCCGTGATGGGCTTCGTGACATGGCTCGCGTCGCGCACGGAGCCGCACCAGACCATCGCCCGGATCGGGTTCGCGCTGGTTCTGGCGGGCGCGGCCGGAAACCTGATCGACCGCGCGGTGCTCGGCTATGTGGTGGACTACATCCTCTTCCATGTCGGGACCTGGTCGTTCGCGGTCTTCAACCTGGCCGACGCTTTCATCACGGTCGGCGCCATCCTGGTCGTGATCGAGGAACTGCTCGCCTGGTGGCGGCCGGCGGAACGAAGCCCAGACGACCTGCCTCCGGGCGGTTGA
- a CDS encoding MDR family oxidoreductase: MPETFRALLVSRDENKKQSVAVAEMTEADLMEGDVTVAVEATTVNYKDGLAITGMAPVVRRFPLVPGIDFAGTVVKSSHADWREGDQVILNGWGVGETHHGAYAGLARVKGDWLVRLPPQITPFEAMAIGTAGYTAMLCVMALERHGIVPERGPVIVTGAAGGVGSVAIAILSRLGFHVIASTGRTSEEDYLLDLGAAEVIARDELSGPARPLGRERWAGGVDAVGSHTLANVLSMTSYGGAVAACGLAGGMDLPASVAPFILRGVSLLGIDSVMAPHSLRQEAWGRLARDLDRARLAALSTTIGFGGIVDAAHAIVEGRIRGRVVVDMAK, translated from the coding sequence ATGCCGGAAACGTTCAGGGCTCTCCTCGTCTCGCGCGACGAAAACAAGAAGCAGTCGGTCGCCGTTGCCGAGATGACGGAAGCCGATCTGATGGAGGGCGACGTCACGGTCGCCGTCGAGGCGACGACGGTGAACTACAAGGACGGACTGGCGATTACCGGCATGGCGCCCGTGGTCCGGCGTTTTCCGCTCGTGCCTGGCATCGATTTCGCCGGCACGGTGGTCAAATCCTCGCATGCCGACTGGCGCGAGGGCGACCAGGTGATCCTCAACGGATGGGGCGTCGGCGAGACGCATCATGGCGCCTATGCAGGGCTCGCGCGGGTCAAGGGCGACTGGCTGGTGCGGCTTCCGCCGCAGATCACGCCCTTCGAGGCCATGGCGATCGGCACTGCGGGCTATACGGCGATGCTCTGCGTCATGGCGCTCGAACGGCACGGCATCGTGCCGGAGCGCGGTCCGGTCATCGTAACCGGCGCCGCCGGCGGCGTCGGATCGGTGGCGATCGCCATCCTGTCCCGGCTCGGTTTCCACGTCATCGCGTCGACGGGGCGCACGTCGGAGGAAGACTACCTTCTGGACCTCGGTGCGGCGGAAGTGATCGCGCGTGACGAACTGTCGGGACCGGCCCGACCGCTCGGCCGCGAGCGCTGGGCCGGCGGGGTGGATGCCGTCGGCAGCCATACGCTCGCCAATGTCCTGTCGATGACGTCCTATGGCGGCGCGGTTGCGGCCTGCGGGCTCGCCGGCGGCATGGACCTTCCGGCGAGCGTGGCACCCTTCATCCTGCGCGGGGTCTCGCTTCTCGGCATCGATTCCGTCATGGCGCCTCACAGCCTGCGCCAGGAGGCCTGGGGCCGGCTCGCGCGGGACCTCGACCGCGCCCGGCTGGCGGCGCTCTCGACCACCATCGGTTTCGGCGGCATCGTCGATGCCGCGCATGCCATCGTCGAGGGCAGGATACGAGGTCGCGTGGTCGTCGACATGGCGAAATGA